The following coding sequences lie in one Saimiri boliviensis isolate mSaiBol1 chromosome 6, mSaiBol1.pri, whole genome shotgun sequence genomic window:
- the SMIM38 gene encoding small integral membrane protein 38, translating to MTSWPGGSSGPDPLLALLVVILLARLILWSCLGTYIDHRLAQRRRRRPKQD from the coding sequence ATGACCTCCTGGCCAGGTGGCAGCTCGGGCCCTGACCCGCTCCTGGCCCTGCTGGTGGTGATCCTGCTAGCACGCCTCATCCTGTGGTCCTGCCTCGGGACATACATCGACCACAGACTGGCCCAGCGGCGGCGCCGGAGACCCAAGCAGGACTAG